From one Pristis pectinata isolate sPriPec2 chromosome 14, sPriPec2.1.pri, whole genome shotgun sequence genomic stretch:
- the LOC127577934 gene encoding mucin-15-like: MELLLMVLIASCLTCQLWTIGTSESTTTDNTIVSLPSNAISSGINSTVTDATSIITTLSTISVESTNNYSTVTGWKINLSTSMESTNAPHTTSAENTSLTVFTETNHIDTSNGTTEPAETTSQLNTTTANPNMTSMVTNGTLTTEYTPTASTNVTDSRPTIFSNTSTSSPGNNASTISTTLPSSTNSTTISSTATSVTTTNDFTTTMTINTTSEAATNNGKDLTPVGNEDKGGVVIGAILGTILGITLVLLLVYVLCTRRKSDNISHRRLYDSFPNDPVLRLNTEDAVDLRYQEGAAYYNPAAMNDTSPYSGQSLGNVNYGIQMDDLPPMYGNVA; encoded by the exons ATGGAATTGCTTCTAATGGTTTTAATAGCCTCTTGTCTAACTTGCCAACTTTGGACTATTGGAACTTCGGAATCTACAACTACTGAcaatacaatagtatcattgccTAGTAATGCAATATCTTCAGGGATAAATTCAACCGTCACTGACGCAACATCTATAATTACCACTCTCAGTACAATTTCTGTGGAGTCAACCAACAACTACTCCACTGTTACTGGTTGGAAAATAAATTTGAGCACTTCCATGGAAAGCACGAATGCCCCACACACTACGTCAGCGGAAAACACTTCTCTAACTGTATTTACAGAAACAAATCACATTGATACAAGCAATGGCACTACTGAACCAGCAGAAACCACCAGCCAGCTGAATACGACAACAGCAAATCCTAATATGACATCTATGGTAACTAATGGTACACTCACCACAGAATATACACCCACAGCAAGCACAAATGTTACAGATTCTCGACCAACAATATTCAGCAACACTTCAACATCTAGCCCAGGTAACAACGCTAGTACAATTTCAACCACCTTACCCTCATCTACCAACAGTACGACAATCAGTAGTACAGCAACTTCTGTAACAACCACCAATGATTTCACCACTACTATGACTATCAATACAACCAGTGAAGCAGCAACTAACAATGGGAAAG ATCTAACGCCTGTGGGCAATGAAGATAAAGGAGGTGTGGTGATCGGGGCCATACTTGGCACCATTTTGGGTATCACCCTGGTCTTGCTTCTTGTTTACGTTTTGTGTACACGCAGAAAGTCAGACAACATCAGCCATCGCAGACTGTATGATAGTTTCCCCAATGACCCAG TCCTTCGTCTGAACACAGAAGATGCTGTTGATTTAAGGTATCAAGAAGGAGCAGCTTACTACAACCCTGCTGCCATGAATGACACATCACCTTACAGTGGACAATCGCTGGGCAATGTAAATTATGGGATTCAGATGGATGACTTACCACCTATGTATGGAAACGTCGCATAA